In a genomic window of Thermogemmata fonticola:
- a CDS encoding cytochrome c: MVFRRVARYAALPLLAAIPFLPGLCRTVLQADEPAPLPIALPSAEAQPPQLPSEAQVMRVKLQRAQVLLQALTMEDFKTLQENAESLVRISKATEFLRAYKTEEYEFQARVFQKAAEALAAKAKEKNIDGATLAYMDMTVSCVACHNHFRGRKRE, from the coding sequence ATGGTGTTCCGCCGTGTTGCGCGTTACGCTGCGTTGCCTCTATTGGCCGCTATCCCCTTTCTGCCTGGGTTGTGCCGGACGGTCTTGCAGGCGGATGAGCCGGCTCCTTTGCCCATCGCTTTGCCAAGCGCGGAGGCCCAGCCTCCGCAGCTTCCAAGCGAGGCTCAAGTCATGCGTGTTAAGTTGCAGCGTGCCCAAGTGCTGCTCCAAGCATTGACGATGGAGGACTTCAAAACCTTGCAGGAGAATGCCGAGTCCTTGGTGCGGATCAGTAAGGCCACGGAGTTCCTACGTGCTTATAAAACCGAGGAGTATGAATTCCAGGCCCGTGTCTTCCAGAAAGCGGCCGAGGCGTTAGCCGCCAAGGCCAAGGAAAAGAACATCGACGGAGCCACTTTGGCTTACATGGACATGACGGTAAGCTGCGTCGCTTGCCACAATCATTTCCGCGGTCGCAAACGGGAATGA
- the rnc gene encoding ribonuclease III, with protein MMAARDLPIGPNEDALLESCQQQMGYRFRQTELLRAALTHTSCANTRAMSNERLEFLGDSIIGLVVCEQLYHRFPEYQEGDLTKIKSVVVSRQSCAAVTRRLRLDRYLFLGKGLSQQREIPENVLADVFEALVAAVYLDGGWEVARQWVLQCLEPIMEQAVQEKVWHANAKSELQTLAQREHGITPKYQVLDEQGPDHCKCFKVSAQIGSQMFAPAWGRTKKEAEIRAACNALAQLRGEKPPYAHD; from the coding sequence ATGATGGCAGCGCGTGACTTGCCGATAGGACCAAATGAGGATGCGCTGTTGGAAAGCTGCCAGCAGCAGATGGGTTATCGATTCCGCCAGACCGAGTTGCTCCGGGCGGCGTTGACGCACACTTCTTGTGCCAACACGCGGGCGATGTCCAATGAACGGTTGGAATTTTTGGGCGATAGCATTATCGGCTTAGTCGTTTGCGAGCAGTTATACCACAGGTTTCCAGAGTACCAGGAAGGAGATTTGACGAAGATCAAGTCGGTAGTCGTGAGCCGCCAATCGTGTGCTGCGGTAACCCGGCGTTTGCGATTGGATCGCTATTTGTTTTTGGGGAAAGGTTTGTCCCAGCAGCGTGAGATTCCGGAGAATGTCCTGGCGGATGTGTTCGAGGCCCTGGTGGCGGCCGTGTATCTGGATGGGGGATGGGAGGTGGCCCGGCAGTGGGTTCTACAGTGTCTGGAGCCGATCATGGAACAGGCGGTCCAGGAGAAGGTCTGGCATGCCAATGCCAAGTCGGAGTTGCAAACGCTGGCTCAACGGGAACATGGAATCACGCCGAAATATCAGGTCCTCGATGAGCAAGGGCCGGATCACTGTAAGTGCTTCAAGGTTTCGGCCCAGATAGGTAGCCAGATGTTTGCTCCGGCGTGGGGACGGACGAAGAAAGAGGCGGAAATCCGGGCAGCGTGTAACGCCTTGGCGCAATTACGCGGGGAAAAACCCCCCTATGCCCACGACTGA
- the plsY gene encoding glycerol-3-phosphate 1-O-acyltransferase PlsY: MEIAGVIIGLLLGSYLLGALPFGYWVGRWRGVNLFTVGSGNIGATNAGRVLGWPYGLLVFVLDCAKGAIPPLVVVSLYQAGLNQAVEPLMASLLQVGAAASAFLGHLYPVYLNFRGGKGIATGAGTVLVLAPLAAAGALCVWGMTVLVSRYVSVASLLAAVTLLTIHLSLAPEPWSSSQWPLNLYLLFGVILVFVKHRKNLLRLWQGQENRLGDWPMRHVLLRVFHLVAVGMWFGGAFFFNFLAAPAIFRSFEEVVRSAPSDRTAYMPLVPPEAPEEQKKALASALAGSAVGPIFPLYFALQMGCAALALLTALSWWNGGGIHRWRVIVIGIAAAGVLIGWPLSEYVSELRLARFSDDPLTAQAAQSAFGVWHGYSLFLSLITTVLAGVCLILAAWLPYETSKSKFDVFDSMKNQ; the protein is encoded by the coding sequence ATGGAAATTGCAGGGGTGATTATAGGATTGTTGCTGGGAAGTTACCTGCTCGGCGCTCTGCCTTTCGGGTACTGGGTGGGGCGGTGGCGGGGTGTTAATCTGTTTACAGTAGGAAGTGGCAACATCGGTGCTACCAATGCAGGACGGGTGTTGGGCTGGCCGTATGGATTGCTCGTGTTTGTCTTGGACTGCGCGAAAGGTGCAATACCACCATTAGTTGTCGTTTCTTTGTATCAGGCAGGGTTGAACCAGGCGGTGGAGCCATTGATGGCTTCCCTGTTGCAAGTCGGGGCGGCAGCCTCGGCATTTCTCGGTCACCTCTATCCGGTCTATTTGAATTTTCGCGGAGGGAAGGGGATTGCAACGGGGGCAGGGACGGTGCTGGTGCTCGCCCCCTTGGCTGCCGCCGGCGCACTTTGCGTCTGGGGAATGACTGTGCTCGTCAGCCGGTATGTCTCGGTGGCCTCCTTGCTCGCGGCAGTTACATTATTGACAATTCACCTTAGTCTGGCACCCGAGCCGTGGTCGTCTTCGCAATGGCCACTCAATCTGTATTTGTTGTTCGGGGTGATTTTGGTGTTTGTCAAACATAGAAAGAACTTGCTGCGGCTGTGGCAAGGGCAAGAGAATCGATTGGGGGACTGGCCTATGCGACACGTATTGTTACGAGTTTTCCATCTCGTTGCCGTCGGGATGTGGTTTGGGGGAGCGTTTTTTTTCAATTTCTTGGCAGCACCAGCGATCTTTCGTTCTTTTGAGGAAGTCGTTCGTAGTGCGCCGTCGGACCGAACTGCCTACATGCCTCTGGTGCCACCAGAAGCTCCGGAGGAGCAGAAGAAGGCGTTGGCTAGTGCGCTGGCGGGAAGTGCGGTCGGGCCAATTTTCCCGCTCTATTTTGCCTTGCAAATGGGTTGTGCAGCTTTGGCTTTGTTGACGGCGCTGAGCTGGTGGAATGGCGGAGGCATCCACCGCTGGCGTGTGATCGTCATCGGGATCGCAGCGGCGGGAGTGTTGATCGGCTGGCCGCTCTCCGAATACGTTAGCGAATTACGTTTGGCGCGTTTCTCGGACGATCCGCTGACAGCACAAGCGGCGCAGTCTGCCTTCGGTGTCTGGCATGGCTACAGTTTGTTCTTGAGTCTGATCACGACGGTACTGGCTGGCGTGTGCCTCATACTGGCTGCTTGGTTGCCCTACGAAACAAGCAAGTCAAAATTTGACGTTTTTGATTCTATGAAAAATCAGTGA
- the rfaE2 gene encoding D-glycero-beta-D-manno-heptose 1-phosphate adenylyltransferase, with product MNDIIQLLQSAKQPQVVVVGDIMLDRYIWGNAERISQEAPVILLRADHREERLGGAGSVAMMLRHLECNVAVVGVVGHDENAERVLTMMRQLGIDTSTVVPDSSRPTTVKERYIGRAQTRHPQQMIRVDYEERHTISQNIEYVIIQRALSLIDSADIILVSDYDKGVCTPTLLQFLISTTKKRAIPLLADPIRGGDYSKYRGCTALTPNRLEAGLAVGRTLHTVEDALEAAAELQHRLELEAGIVTLDKDGMALAHRDGRRQHFPTRPRHVYDITGAGDMVMAALALALAAKADYETAARLANIAGGLEVERIGVSPVTRADILADILHTPTSNTIFQSTDKIVTLPRLLPLLQMRRSLGQRIAFTNGCFDVLHAGHVRYLSEARQQADCLIVGLNSDTSVRSLKGPTRPVNPHTERATILAALQDVDYVVLFDEPTPLALIQALRPDVLVKGGDYRKDQIVGADFVESYGGKVYIAQFHRGYSTTSLIERIKAA from the coding sequence ATGAATGATATTATTCAATTATTACAGAGTGCAAAACAACCCCAGGTTGTGGTGGTGGGTGATATCATGCTCGACCGCTACATTTGGGGCAATGCGGAGCGGATCAGCCAAGAAGCCCCCGTGATCTTACTGCGTGCCGATCACCGCGAGGAAAGGTTAGGAGGGGCAGGCAGTGTCGCAATGATGCTCCGACATCTGGAGTGCAACGTTGCTGTTGTTGGGGTTGTCGGCCACGATGAAAACGCCGAGCGCGTTTTGACAATGATGCGTCAACTCGGAATCGACACATCCACGGTGGTCCCGGACTCATCACGCCCCACCACCGTGAAAGAACGGTACATCGGCCGAGCACAAACACGCCATCCCCAACAAATGATACGTGTTGATTATGAAGAGCGCCATACTATTAGTCAGAATATCGAATATGTGATTATACAAAGAGCGCTATCTCTAATAGATTCTGCAGATATTATATTAGTTAGCGACTATGATAAAGGTGTATGTACACCCACATTATTACAATTTCTGATATCTACTACTAAAAAGCGGGCCATTCCCTTGCTTGCAGATCCTATCCGCGGGGGAGATTATTCCAAATACCGTGGTTGTACGGCTCTGACCCCCAATCGCTTGGAAGCTGGATTGGCAGTAGGACGTACTCTCCACACGGTCGAAGATGCCCTCGAGGCTGCTGCTGAATTGCAGCATCGATTGGAATTGGAAGCAGGTATCGTCACTTTGGACAAGGATGGCATGGCTTTAGCCCACCGCGATGGGCGACGACAGCATTTTCCCACACGTCCCCGCCATGTCTATGACATCACCGGTGCCGGTGACATGGTGATGGCAGCGCTTGCCTTAGCCTTGGCAGCCAAAGCCGACTACGAAACTGCCGCTCGTCTCGCCAATATCGCCGGTGGCCTGGAAGTGGAACGTATTGGAGTATCTCCGGTCACGCGGGCGGATATCCTCGCTGACATCTTACACACGCCGACAAGTAACACTATTTTCCAATCTACGGACAAGATCGTAACACTACCGCGCCTCCTTCCCTTATTACAAATGCGGCGATCCTTGGGACAACGTATTGCTTTTACCAATGGATGCTTTGACGTTTTACATGCTGGTCATGTTCGTTATTTATCAGAAGCTCGACAGCAAGCTGATTGCTTAATTGTAGGACTAAACAGTGATACGAGTGTACGAAGTTTAAAAGGACCAACTCGACCTGTTAATCCTCACACAGAACGTGCTACAATCCTCGCAGCATTGCAAGATGTCGATTACGTCGTGCTGTTCGATGAACCGACTCCCCTCGCGCTGATCCAAGCGTTGCGTCCTGATGTCCTTGTCAAAGGTGGAGATTATCGCAAGGATCAGATCGTCGGCGCAGATTTTGTCGAAAGTTACGGAGGTAAGGTATATATCGCGCAATTTCATCGCGGATATTCAACAACATCATTGATTGAAAGGATAAAAGCTGCATGA
- the waaF gene encoding lipopolysaccharide heptosyltransferase II — protein MIKKNSENSLPSNIPRTIALILPNWVGDAVMATPAIRAIRQTYPGSVIIGVGRPHIVTDLLEGVPWFDQIIPWERRLNGPKGLLATSKILRQFRPDWAILFPNSFRAAVLARLGRCQQIIGFARYGRFWLLHRPVNYPRQFRKSTPHPIIDDYNHLAQAVGTPHPGYRMELYVTPQHIDNADLFWRSCKLDTYSQVIMFHCGAAYGSSKLWPIDHFAQLARWVTQCLHAAVVILHGPQEESLAAGIVRASRSPHVFHVGSVAPPSLGLTKALLRRAAALVTTDSGPRHIAAALGRPVVTLFGPTHIAWTETYYEYALHLQKKVSCGPCQKRQCPEKHHLCMKALRPEEVFDALIQILGIYNSKIVSCNNLKRLYETRHAA, from the coding sequence ATGATTAAAAAAAATTCGGAAAATAGTCTGCCCTCAAATATCCCACGTACAATAGCTCTAATCCTTCCCAATTGGGTAGGTGATGCTGTGATGGCAACACCCGCCATTCGTGCCATCCGCCAAACCTATCCCGGAAGTGTCATCATCGGCGTCGGCCGTCCTCATATTGTAACCGACTTACTAGAAGGAGTGCCGTGGTTTGATCAAATTATTCCATGGGAGCGCAGACTAAACGGACCTAAAGGATTGTTGGCAACCAGTAAGATATTGAGACAATTCCGCCCGGATTGGGCCATCTTGTTTCCCAATTCATTTCGCGCCGCTGTATTAGCACGACTTGGTCGTTGCCAACAGATTATCGGTTTTGCCCGATATGGACGTTTCTGGTTGCTTCACCGTCCCGTTAACTATCCGCGCCAATTTCGTAAATCTACGCCTCATCCGATTATCGACGATTACAATCATTTGGCCCAAGCCGTCGGTACGCCACACCCTGGATATCGTATGGAGTTGTATGTTACACCTCAACATATAGATAACGCTGATTTATTCTGGAGGTCTTGCAAACTTGACACTTATAGTCAAGTGATAATGTTCCACTGTGGTGCTGCCTATGGATCATCCAAACTTTGGCCGATCGATCATTTCGCCCAACTGGCTCGATGGGTCACTCAGTGTTTACACGCCGCCGTTGTCATCCTCCACGGTCCCCAAGAAGAGTCGCTGGCAGCAGGGATAGTGCGTGCCAGTCGTAGTCCACATGTGTTTCATGTGGGCAGTGTAGCGCCACCCTCCTTGGGACTTACCAAAGCTCTCTTACGGCGTGCTGCGGCATTGGTTACGACCGACAGCGGACCGCGACATATTGCTGCTGCTTTAGGACGCCCCGTGGTCACACTCTTTGGACCTACACACATTGCCTGGACAGAAACATATTACGAATATGCTTTACACTTACAAAAAAAGGTTTCATGCGGTCCATGCCAAAAGCGTCAATGTCCCGAAAAACACCATCTCTGCATGAAAGCACTTAGACCGGAAGAAGTATTTGATGCATTGATACAAATTCTAGGTATTTATAACAGCAAAATTGTATCATGTAATAATTTGAAAAGATTATATGAGACTCGCCATGCAGCATAA
- a CDS encoding lipopolysaccharide kinase InaA family protein — protein sequence MSLITKIDALLSCWRFHWKCWQRRRCIIRYSPEWPVFAGPRWEERILSEPVTDRLHIKQGRSIGRRIFFYDDYVLSVYLKRHYHLPWYLRLLALLWPSRAWSPGLQEWEKLRWAAQQGWPVPRAVAAGQWVGPGCKLQSFIAIEELGDMLPLHEAIPIAAKSLSPEAFAAWKRALFAELARLVATLHQNCIFHKDLYLCHFYIYETHILDTNNDMNNNVYFIDLHRLQRHRWSAIWWQVKDLAQFFFSCEIDEVTSFDRRFFWLSYCKHMNIRGIREKFLYNFIFFKINLYKRHERRRRKQLCGSLSVTSV from the coding sequence ATGAGTCTTATCACTAAGATAGATGCCCTATTGAGCTGTTGGAGGTTTCATTGGAAATGCTGGCAGCGCAGAAGGTGCATCATAAGGTATAGTCCGGAATGGCCGGTTTTTGCCGGGCCGCGATGGGAAGAGCGGATTCTGAGCGAACCCGTAACGGATCGATTACACATTAAACAGGGACGTTCAATAGGTCGTCGTATATTTTTTTATGATGATTATGTATTAAGTGTATATTTAAAGCGTCATTATCATTTGCCGTGGTATTTGCGGTTGCTGGCTTTGCTCTGGCCAAGTCGAGCTTGGTCGCCGGGTTTGCAAGAATGGGAGAAGTTACGTTGGGCAGCCCAACAGGGTTGGCCAGTTCCTCGCGCGGTGGCGGCTGGGCAGTGGGTGGGGCCAGGCTGTAAGTTGCAAAGTTTCATTGCCATAGAAGAGTTAGGCGACATGCTCCCCTTACACGAGGCAATCCCAATCGCTGCGAAGTCGCTATCACCGGAGGCCTTCGCCGCTTGGAAACGTGCCTTATTTGCGGAATTGGCACGTTTGGTGGCCACCCTGCATCAGAATTGCATTTTTCATAAAGATTTATATCTATGTCATTTTTATATATATGAAACTCATATACTCGATACTAATAATGATATGAATAATAACGTATATTTCATTGACTTACACCGTCTCCAACGCCATCGATGGAGTGCCATCTGGTGGCAGGTCAAGGATCTTGCTCAGTTTTTCTTTTCTTGTGAGATTGACGAGGTGACTTCCTTTGATCGGCGGTTTTTTTGGCTTAGCTATTGTAAGCATATGAATATCCGAGGTATCAGAGAAAAGTTTTTATATAATTTTATTTTTTTCAAGATTAATTTGTATAAAAGACATGAACGTAGACGGAGGAAGCAATTATGCGGATCGCTCTCTGTTACGAGCGTGTGA
- a CDS encoding lipopolysaccharide kinase InaA family protein yields MRLAMQHNTLIFGSRRRHLRGYYDFRSNASSSGWIVVHPLVAQRMQECGLWTADDYLQLPGVIVSGHPDRHVRRVYLPRIGQAYLKRQHYVTLKERFRNWRQGHGWVSRSVREGRMLQLISQFTQNVPQWLAFGENNRNQAFLLVASLDDAVDLHHWIKRNEGLNPRDLARQIGEVIARFHDYGFTLPDLTAKHIFVNTKSHRIVVVDWASSNRCLFVPLRDRINDLAHLHASISHESVGVRERLALLSSALATYRQQSACRWNLPELARWIDRLSQHRSARSSLREQRQSQDEAPEFIWLAQEAVCVTPEAARWWPHPPMAPPFYDENHDDMTWVLPTGETGYLIRGCSRLTLKGLWNSWRGYPLSTPAQYWARLLVHLQRRGVPAIRLLAFGHRLRSWHSVEWFVLCAPYSFPCSFEDDRLLIDLGRLLRRLHEASCLLAPTAIHNAFSVYNDQLYICQIKYIIYRKRISKCKAINNLYSILKYLPFHVHKLIKYGYEK; encoded by the coding sequence ATGAGACTCGCCATGCAGCATAATACTTTAATATTTGGAAGTCGTAGGAGACATTTACGTGGGTATTATGACTTCCGTTCGAATGCTTCCTCATCGGGTTGGATAGTGGTGCATCCCTTAGTCGCTCAACGGATGCAGGAGTGTGGTCTATGGACAGCCGATGATTATCTTCAACTTCCTGGCGTGATCGTCAGTGGCCATCCTGATCGTCATGTTCGGCGTGTTTATCTCCCAAGAATCGGGCAAGCCTACTTGAAGAGGCAACACTATGTCACCCTTAAAGAGCGGTTTCGGAACTGGCGGCAGGGGCACGGCTGGGTTTCCCGTAGCGTTCGCGAAGGTCGAATGCTGCAACTAATATCTCAATTTACACAGAATGTACCGCAATGGCTTGCTTTTGGAGAAAATAATCGTAATCAAGCATTCTTATTAGTTGCCTCCTTGGATGATGCGGTGGATTTGCATCATTGGATCAAACGAAATGAGGGCCTAAATCCTCGGGATTTAGCCCGGCAGATCGGCGAGGTTATCGCACGATTTCACGATTATGGGTTCACCCTGCCAGACTTGACAGCCAAGCATATATTTGTCAATACAAAATCCCACCGGATCGTTGTTGTGGATTGGGCGTCCAGTAACCGCTGCTTGTTCGTACCCCTGCGAGATCGCATTAATGATCTAGCTCATTTGCATGCTTCAATCTCCCACGAGTCCGTCGGCGTGCGCGAACGTTTGGCTCTTCTCTCATCCGCCTTGGCGACATACCGTCAACAGTCTGCCTGCCGTTGGAACTTGCCAGAACTTGCCCGATGGATCGATCGGCTCAGTCAACATCGCTCTGCTCGGAGTTCCTTGCGAGAGCAACGGCAGAGTCAGGATGAAGCTCCCGAATTCATTTGGCTGGCTCAGGAAGCGGTATGTGTGACGCCTGAGGCAGCGCGTTGGTGGCCTCATCCGCCCATGGCTCCGCCTTTTTACGATGAAAACCATGATGATATGACATGGGTACTCCCCACCGGTGAGACCGGTTACTTAATACGCGGCTGTTCACGACTGACACTGAAGGGTCTGTGGAATAGTTGGCGTGGTTATCCCTTGTCAACGCCTGCCCAATACTGGGCACGGCTCTTGGTCCATCTCCAAAGACGAGGAGTGCCCGCAATACGTTTGCTAGCATTCGGACATCGTCTTCGCTCCTGGCATTCCGTAGAGTGGTTCGTGCTTTGTGCTCCCTACTCATTCCCTTGCAGCTTCGAGGATGACCGCCTGCTAATCGATTTAGGGCGCTTGCTCCGCCGGTTGCATGAGGCTAGTTGTTTATTGGCTCCCACGGCTATACACAATGCTTTTAGCGTTTATAATGATCAATTATATATTTGTCAAATAAAATATATAATTTATAGGAAAAGAATTAGCAAATGTAAAGCCATAAATAACTTATATAGTATATTAAAATATTTACCTTTTCATGTACATAAATTAATAAAATATGGATATGAGAAATAA
- a CDS encoding agmatine deiminase family protein: MIEPRLLQPGTPPPAARGFRMPAEWEPHDATWLAWPVRESDWPGKFPLIPFVYAEILRHLTRFERVHLIVPDAATEVTVKNLLQKSGVNLNAVQFWLLPTDRSWLRDSGPMYLLNTQGQKAILDWHFNAWAKYPDWHADDALPSAIAHLQQLPYWQPVVHGQRVVLEGGAIDVNGEGWLLTTEECLLSTTQQRNPHLGPKDYERLFADYLGCSQVIWLKRGIVGDDTHGHVDDLARFVAPQTVVTVVENNPGDDNYLTLQENLDILRNWRGPTGEKLEVVSLPMPQPLYYEGVRLPASYANFYIANGLVLVPTFNDPADRHALGILADLFPEREIVGIHCVDLVWGLGTLHCMTQQEPRATRNGTPPDNP, translated from the coding sequence ATGATTGAACCACGCCTCCTGCAACCTGGCACGCCTCCCCCTGCCGCCCGCGGCTTTCGTATGCCAGCGGAGTGGGAACCCCATGATGCTACTTGGCTCGCTTGGCCGGTCCGAGAGTCCGACTGGCCTGGAAAGTTCCCCCTCATTCCTTTCGTTTACGCCGAAATCCTCCGCCACCTGACACGCTTCGAACGCGTCCATCTGATCGTGCCTGATGCGGCAACCGAGGTCACGGTCAAAAACCTGCTCCAGAAGTCCGGGGTAAATCTGAACGCCGTGCAATTTTGGCTGCTCCCGACCGATCGCTCTTGGCTCCGGGATTCTGGCCCGATGTACCTGCTCAATACCCAGGGGCAGAAGGCCATTCTCGATTGGCACTTCAACGCTTGGGCAAAATACCCCGACTGGCATGCGGATGACGCCCTGCCTTCCGCCATCGCTCATCTGCAACAATTGCCCTATTGGCAACCCGTTGTCCATGGCCAACGCGTGGTGCTCGAAGGCGGAGCGATCGACGTCAACGGAGAAGGCTGGCTGCTCACCACCGAGGAATGCCTCCTGAGCACAACCCAGCAGCGTAATCCCCACCTCGGCCCCAAGGACTACGAGCGACTCTTCGCTGACTATCTCGGCTGCTCGCAAGTCATCTGGCTGAAGCGCGGCATAGTCGGGGACGATACTCATGGCCATGTAGATGACCTCGCCCGCTTTGTCGCCCCGCAGACCGTCGTCACCGTCGTAGAGAATAACCCGGGTGATGACAACTATCTGACACTTCAGGAAAACCTGGATATCCTCCGGAACTGGCGCGGGCCTACAGGAGAGAAACTCGAAGTCGTTTCCTTACCCATGCCGCAACCCCTCTACTATGAGGGGGTACGCCTCCCCGCGAGCTATGCCAACTTCTACATCGCCAACGGTTTGGTCTTGGTGCCCACCTTCAACGATCCCGCCGACCGCCATGCCCTTGGAATCCTGGCCGACCTGTTTCCAGAGCGCGAAATCGTCGGTATTCATTGCGTCGATTTGGTCTGGGGACTGGGCACCCTGCACTGTATGACCCAACAAGAACCTCGTGCTACGCGTAATGGGACTCCTCCTGATAATCCATGA
- a CDS encoding glycosyltransferase family 4 protein has translation MRIALCYERVIPARGGAETYVCDLARRLVRDGHTVHLLASEWDEQALPLALHYHRIPPAKGPRFLRPWRFGHACIAALSQCDYDVSIGFDKTWGQDILYPQGGLHVACAEHNLFKYRQPWVRFLAYCLKRLDPAYWSYRFLEKRQYCAPPLPWIVVNSRMVQRHFEIHYGISPDRIQVIPSAIDSQRFAAEDRFKRRYEERQRWGVSDDAVVALFVAMNYRLKGLEPLLRALASVTKPSLYLVVVGNPRYRRYERQARRWGIGDRLRFLGPRQDPRDCFFAADFLVHPTFYDPCSLVVLEALACGLPVVTSCYNGAAELLHPPLEGLVVEDPHDTPALARALERMCDAAYRREAAAAARASGLAWRFEHHYQALMAVLEKVRRSKSAA, from the coding sequence ATGCGGATCGCTCTCTGTTACGAGCGTGTGATTCCAGCTCGTGGTGGTGCGGAAACCTATGTTTGCGATCTAGCTCGAAGATTGGTACGAGATGGTCATACAGTTCATCTATTGGCTTCGGAGTGGGATGAGCAGGCGTTACCTTTAGCCCTGCACTATCATCGAATTCCCCCGGCAAAGGGGCCGCGATTTCTGCGCCCTTGGCGGTTTGGCCATGCATGTATCGCTGCTCTTTCTCAATGTGATTATGATGTCAGCATTGGTTTCGACAAGACATGGGGGCAAGACATTTTGTATCCACAAGGCGGATTACATGTTGCCTGTGCTGAGCATAATCTGTTCAAATATCGCCAGCCGTGGGTTCGTTTTCTGGCTTATTGCCTCAAGCGACTCGACCCGGCTTATTGGTCGTATCGTTTTTTGGAGAAGCGGCAGTATTGCGCGCCACCATTGCCCTGGATTGTCGTCAATAGCAGGATGGTCCAACGTCATTTCGAGATACACTATGGGATTTCCCCAGATAGAATCCAGGTTATTCCCAGTGCCATCGATTCCCAGCGTTTTGCAGCGGAGGATCGTTTCAAACGCCGATATGAGGAACGCCAGCGTTGGGGCGTGTCCGACGATGCCGTCGTTGCTCTTTTTGTTGCCATGAATTATCGTCTCAAGGGATTGGAACCATTGCTGCGTGCCCTGGCGAGTGTCACAAAGCCGTCATTGTATCTCGTGGTGGTGGGAAATCCTCGGTATCGCCGCTATGAGCGGCAAGCGCGCCGTTGGGGGATAGGAGATCGGCTTCGTTTTCTGGGACCGCGGCAGGATCCGCGGGATTGTTTTTTTGCGGCGGATTTTCTGGTGCATCCCACCTTTTACGATCCATGTTCGCTTGTGGTGCTGGAGGCTTTAGCGTGCGGCCTGCCCGTGGTGACGAGCTGCTATAACGGGGCGGCAGAATTGCTTCATCCGCCGTTAGAAGGCCTGGTGGTGGAAGATCCCCACGATACACCAGCCCTAGCTCGTGCCTTAGAGCGAATGTGTGATGCGGCTTATCGCCGGGAAGCCGCTGCCGCGGCCCGTGCTAGTGGACTGGCTTGGCGATTTGAGCACCACTATCAAGCGTTAATGGCTGTGCTGGAAAAGGTGCGGAGGAGCAAGTCCGCAGCTTGA